The following is a genomic window from Puniceicoccus vermicola.
GGGAGCTGTTTCCGTTTGTGGGGATCGGTGGTGTGTTTCGAATTCTTTTTTGGAAGGGAAGGGAGAAAAGGCCAAACGCGAATAGGAGTCGGAGGGGTCCACGAATTCTGGTAAAGCGCAAGGGAGAAGCGTTCGCTTCGATCGCCGGAAAATTTGCTTGCCGACGGCTAGATTTTGACTAAAAATTAGAGTAATGAAAACAATTTCTCGCTTTGTTCTCCCTCTTGTGTCTCTTCTCAGCCTGCCATTGGCGGCCACGGCTCAGTTCACGATGGTGATCGAGTATTCTGCGATCACCGGAGACACCACCATCACCTACGATGGCAACTGGGCCACTTACTCCCAGACTGCTTCGTTTGGCTCCGGATTTCCAGCGGACTTTGGTCCTAACGCGGTCTACACCAATATCACCGGTGCCTATGGTTACGATGACGGAGCTTTCAATACTCCTTTTCCCTGGAATTCCGCTACCGTAACCGCGACAACGGGCGACCCATGGGGATTTGACCAGTTTG
Proteins encoded in this region:
- a CDS encoding PEP-CTERM sorting domain-containing protein, with the translated sequence MKTISRFVLPLVSLLSLPLAATAQFTMVIEYSAITGDTTITYDGNWATYSQTASFGSGFPADFGPNAVYTNITGAYGYDDGAFNTPFPWNSATVTATTGDPWGFDQFGAYAPAGYIAGTTLSGTMTLGSTDLSDLGLNPGQSGVAFKGSQTVNWSVVPEPSSYGVLLGLFASGFVFLRRRR